Below is a window of Lebetimonas sp. JH292 DNA.
TGAAGGGTTTTTTGATTTAGTGTCTCTATATCCTCAGCTATATTGATAAATTTATAATTAAATTGTTCACTTTTCACTTTACACTTTACAATTTAGTAGAAATCCATCCGAACTTAATGGCGTAGTACATAAATATATCGTCTGCATCCGGAGAATGCGCCAAATTATATGTTTTCAATTTAGTCCTTTAAAAATTAAATTTTTAATAACCTTTTTTGTTATAATTGTAACAAAAAAAGGTCTTTAATGAATGATAAAAAACAAAAAGCTTTGGATCTTGCAATTAAACAGATTGACAAGCAGTTTGGAAAAGGAGCTTTGGTAAAGCTGAGCGATCAGGATATAGAACCTATTGAGGCAATTCCCACAGGAAGTTTTGGTCTTGATATGGCTCTGGGTATAGGGGGTATCCCAAAAGGAAGAATTACCGAAATATACGGTCCTGAAAGCAGTGGTAAAACAACGTTAGCGCTTTCAATTATAGCCGAGGCTCAAAAACAGGGAGGTGTGGCAGCATTTATAGACGCCGAGCATGCCCTTGATGTAATTTATGCGAAACATATAGGCGTGGATGTGGATAATTTATTGGTGTCACAGCCCGATTATGGGGAGCAGGCTCTTGAAATAGTTGAAACACTTGCCAGAAGTGGTGCGGTTGACATTATTGTAATAGATTCAGTGGCCGCCCTTACCCCCAAAGCGGAGATAGAAGGAAATATGGGGGATGCACAGGTGGGTGTGCAGGCAAGACTTATGTCTCAGGCCCTTAGAAAGCTGACCGCCGCAATTCACAAGATGAATACAACAGTTGTATTTATCAACCAAATCAGAATGAAAATCGGAATGATGGGATATGGTAACCCTGAAACAACAACCGGCGGTAACGCTTTAAAATTCTATTCTTCCGTAAGGCTTGATGTCAGAAGAATAGCAACACTGAAACAGGCGGATAAAGAAGTAGGTAACAGAACAAAAGTAAAAGTAGTAAAAAACAAAGTGGCACCGCCTTTCAGAATAGCGGAATTTGACATAATGTTTGGAAAAGGAATAAGCAGGGAAGGCGAAATTCTTGATTACGGTGTAAAACTGGATATTGTTGATAAAAGCGGAGCGTGGTTTAGCTACGGCGCCACAAGGCTCGGCCAGGGTAAGGAAAATGCGAAAGAATATTTAAAAACGCATCCTGAAGTAGCCCAGGAAATTGAGCAAAAAATTAAAGAAGCCATGGGTGTTGAACTTTCAAATATGATTGAGGCATTAGAAAAAGAAACTGAAGAAAAAGGAGAATAAAATGATTTACATTGAAAATATATTTGCAGATGAAATTTTAGATTCCAGAGGTAATCCGACTGTCAGAGTAACGGTTGAATTAAGCGACGGTGTTGTAGCAAGTGCAAATGTTCCAAGCGGTGCGAGTACAGGTGAAAAGGAAGCACTTGAGCTTAGAGACGGTGATGAAAAAAGATACGGTGGAAAAGGCGTGTTCAAAGCGTGTGAAAATGTAAATTCAATCATTGCAAATGAATTAATCGGTATGAGTCCGTTTGATCAGGCTGAAATTGATAACACAATGATGGAGCTTGACGGGACAGAAAATAAAAGCCGCCTTGGGGCTAATGCAATTCTCGGTGTAAGTATGGCTGTAGCAAGGGCTGCGGCATCTTCACTCTCACTTCCGCTTTACAGATATTTGGGGGGAAGCAATGCACTTGTAATGCCCGCACCTATGTTAAATGTTATCAACGGCGGTGTTCATGCGGATAATGATGTTGATTTTCAGGAGTATATGATTATGCCAGTCGGTTTTAATTCTTTTGAAAGGGCCTTAAGGGCGGCAGCAGAAACATATCATACTCTTAAAAATCTTCTTAAAAAAGACGGTCATCCTACTGCTCTTGGTGATGAAGGGGGATTTGCGCCTAATTTTAAAAATAACGAAGAGCCTATTGAATATTTGGTAAAAGCGATAAAAGAAGCAGGTTATAAACCAGGAGAAGAAATTGCAATTGCAATGGACCCGGCAAGCAGCGAATTTTATAAAAACGGAAAATATGTTTTAGCCGGTGAAGAAAAAGAATTAAGTGCCGAAGAAATGGTGAATTATTATGCGGCTTTGGTTGAAAAATACCCTATTGTTTCCATAGAAGACGGTATGGCTGAAAACGATTATGAAGGATGGAAGCTGTTAACTCAAAAACTTGGAAATAAAATTCAGCTTGTGGGTGACGATGTTTTCGTGACAAATAAAAAACTGTTAAAAGAAGGAATTGAAGAAGGTATTGCAAATTCAATACTTATTAAATTAAATCAAATAGGAACAGTTACAGAAACAATGCAGACTATGAGACTTGCATATAGAAACAATTATACGTGTGTGGTAAGTCACAGAAGCGGTGAAACCGAAGATGCGTTTATTGCGGATTTTGCAGTGGCGATGAACTGCGGCCAAATTAAAACAGGAGCGCCTGCAAGAGGTGAAAGAACCGCTAAATATAATAGACTTCTTGAAATTGAAAGAAGTGTGGAGGGAACCGAATTTACAGGGGCAGAAATTTTTAAATGATAGAATTTGACGACATAAGAGCTAAAAGAAAAGTGGATTTAAAAATAATTTTAGTTATTTTACTCTCTTTTCTTTTTTGCATTTATATTTTTAATTTACTTTTTGGTGAAAAATCTTTCAGTAGAATGTTGGATTTGCAAAAAGAAGATAAAATTTTAAATAAAAAAGTAAAAGATTTGAAAAAAGAAAATACAACGCTTCAAAAAGAGTATTTTGAACTTAAAGAGCTTGAAGGAAAATAATTTAATGAAAAATGTAAAATGTAAAATGGAAAATTAATGAGAATATTAATACTGATTATAATGAATGTTTTGTTATTTGCAAGGATAAATCCGTTTGAACCTGTAATTAATCCCCAAAATAAAATAATTATTAAACCCGAATTTTTTAAAGAAAAAAAAGTTTATTTGCCAAATGACGCAAGAATTTTAAAAAAAATTATTTTTGTTTATCAAAATTCCAGCGGAGATATTAAAAATAAAGAAATTTTAATAAACAAAAATATTGATTTTCACTCTCCCGTAGTTATTACCCATAAACCTAAAACTTTCGGAATTAAAGAATATAAATTTGATTCTCTTTTTACACTTTTTATCAAAAATAAAAAACTTTTTACTTAGAAACAAAAGATAAACTGATAAGAAATATGTTTTTAATTAAACCCTTCAGGCTTGTTCTGGATTTTCAAAAAAACGCAGATTTTTTAACGATGAAAAGAAATATAAAAAATTCTTTCGTAAAAAAAATTGTTGTAGGTAATCATGAAGGATATTACCGGATTGTTATATATTTTGATACGAATTATTCATATAAACTCACAAAAACAGACGAGGGGATTAAAATTGAGCTCAAATAACCTGCTTTTAACAGGTTTTATGGGAAGTGGGAAATCTACAATAGGCAGAATTTTAGCTAAAGAGATGAAAACTTTTTTTCTTGATACGGATTTACTCATCGAAAATTTTGAAAATAAAACTATCAGTGAAATTTTTAAAACCCATGGAGAAAAAATATTTCGCCAAAAGGAGAAATACTGCTTCGAATGGATTAAAAAAAATGTTTTTAACACTGTTATTTCAGTAGGGGGAGGGTTTCCGGTATTTATTCCTGAGATTAAAGAAGCTGGCATTGTGGTCTATCTAAAAGTGGATTTTGAAGATATACTAAAAAGAATGGATAAAAAAGAAATTGAAAAAAGGCCTCTTTTTAAAGACAGATCAAAAGCTGAGGAACTTTATTATTCAAGGACTAAAATATATGAAAAACTGGCCGATTTAACTGTTGAAAACCAAGATTTACAAAACAGCGTGAATAAAATAAAGGAATATTATGAGAATTTCAAATCAAAACATTAATCAAATTATTCAAATTGATGTTCAGAAAAAAGCACAGGATGTTGTAAAAAATGTTTTGGGAAATATTCTTGAAAAAACTTTTGAAAACACAAAGGCCATAGAAGAAGCCGCAAAAGCCACCGGAAAAGGAAATAACTTAAATATTAAAGTGTGAAAAAGTGAGTTGTGAGTTGTGAGTTGGAAAAAAGAGTTAACTGATTTTTATCAAAAAAGAAAAAAATATATTCAAAAATATTTAAATGAAAATATTGATTTTACAGAGGTAACTGACCCTTGTATTGATAAAAAAAGGGATAATCCCATAATGATTATAGGTGAGGCCCCTGGTAAAAAAGAGGTTGAAATGCATTCGCCTTTTGTAGGAAAGGCAGGGGAAAATCTGAATTATCTTATAAATTTAAGCGGACTTGATAGGTGCAGGGATTTTTTAATAACCAACGCCTTTCCGTTTAGAACATTTGAAGATAATAAAAACAGAACTCCAAAAGCAAATGAACTTAAAATTGGTGCTGAACTACTTGAAAAAGAAATAAATATTGTAAAACCTTCTATTATTTTGCTTCTTGGAAATTCTGCAATTAAAGCATTTTCTTATATAGATAAATTTAAAGATGTTAAAAATTTAAAAAAATGCGGCATTTATGAAATAAACGGATTTAAAATCGGGGTTTGTTTTCATCCTTCGCCTCTTGCATTTAACAGAATTGATATAAGAAACGATTTAGAAAAATTTTTTAAAAATTTAAAAAATTATTTATGATTTTAAAATATGTTTTAAAGATTTTTCAATTGTGGGATATTTGAATTTAAATCCTTTTTCCAGTAATCTTTTTGGATAGACTTCTTTAGAATTTGTTAAAACGCCGCTCCCTTCACCGTATAGTAAATAAAGTATAAATTTTGGAATTCTAAAAATTGTAGGTTTATGTAAAACTTTTCCAAAAATCCTCGATATCAATCCAGGACATTTTCATTTCGCCATTTCCAATAATTCCTCCAAGACCTATTTTAAACGGTAAAAGCATTTCTTTAAGAGCACCGCCTTTTCCTAAAACAACACTGAGTCTTATTGTAGTTGTAGGTTTGTTGCATTTATTTGCTTCGTTTTCCCATTCTTTTGCCAAATTTCCCAAAAAATCATCTGCAGTAATGTTACAGATATTCATCACACGGAGTATTTTCCGGATAGATTCCGATTGCAGAAGTTGAAATAATGAAAAGCTGTATTTTATTTTTTCAGCAAGTTCTTTTCATATTTGTCCTTAAAATTATGCAATAATAAATTATATTTTATTTTTAAAGAATTTTTTAATCCTAATTTAGAAATTTGTATATAATATAATTAATAAAATCAATATGTTAAATATATAAATAAGTATAGTGACAGACACTTATAATTGTTATAAAAAAAGAAAAAAAGAGGAATTACATCATTCCTCCCATTCCTCCCATGTCAGGCATTGCTGGAGCCGCTTTTTCTTCTTTTGGTTCTTCTGTTACAGCAGCTTCTGTTGTTAGTAATAATCCACCAACGCTTGTTGCGTTTTGAAGAGCAATTCTTTCAACTTTGGCTGGGTCGATAATTCCGGCTTCAAACATATTTACATATTCTCCACTGCTTGCATTAAATCCAGTTTCATCGTCGGCCTCTTCAACTGTCAGAGCAACTACACCGGCTTCAAATCCGGCATTTAAAGCTATTTGTTTAATAGGTGCTTTTACTGCTTTTTTAATTATATCTATTCCTATTTGTTCATCAGGGTCTACACTTTCAACTTCGGCTTTTTTGGCTGCTTTAAGTATGGCAGCGCCACCACCGATTACTGTTCCTTCTTCTACAGCTGCTTTTGTTGCACTTAATGCGTCATCAACTCTGTCTTTTTTCTCTTTCATTTCAGTTTCAGTTGCGGCACCGACTTTAATTACTGCAACTCCGCCGCTGAGTTTTGCAAGTCTTTCTTGTAATTTTTCTCTGTCATAATCACTTGTTGTTTCTTCGATTTCTTTTTTAATTTGGTTAATTCTTGCTTCAATTGAAGCTTTGTCGCCTTTTCCGTCTACGATTGTTGTGTTTTCTTTATCTACTACAATTCTTCCAGCCTGTCCTAAATCTTGTAGGGTTGCACCTTCAAGTGTTCTACCAAGCTCTTCGCTGATTACCTGTCCGCCTGTTAGAATTGCAATATCTTGAAGCATAGCTTTTCTTCTGTCACCAAATCCAGGAGCTTTTACAGCAACTACATTTAACACTCCTCTTAATTTGTTAACAACGAGTGTTGCTAATGCTTCACCTTCGATGTCTTCGGCAATAATTAATAATGGTTTATTCCCAGCTTGAACTAATTTTTCAAGTAATGGCAATAAATCTTTCATATTGGAAATTTTTTTGTCATATAATAAAATATACGCATCTTCATATTCAGCTACCATTTTATCGGCATTTGTTACAAAATAAGGGCTTAAATAACCTCTGTCAAACTGCATACCTTCAACCACTTCAAGTTCATCTTGAAGTGATTTTCCTTCTTCAACAGTGATAACACCGTCTTTTCCGACTTTATCCATGGCTTCTGCAATAAGCTCACCTATTTTTTTATCATTGTTTGCTGAAATTGTTGCGACTTGAGCAATTTGTTCTTTATTTTCTACAGGTTTGCTCATTTTTTTAAGTTCGGCGATAATAGCTTCAACAGCTTTATCCATTCCTCTTTTAACTGCTATCGGGTTAGCGCCGGCAGTTATGTATTTTAAACCTTCTTTAAAGATTGCATGCGCCAAAACCGTTGCTGTTGTTGTACCGTCACCCGCTTCATCGGCAGTTTTGCTTGCAACTTCTTTTACAAGCTGAGCTCCCATGTTTTCCACTGGATCTTTTAGTTCTACTTCTTTAGCTACACTTACACCGTCTTTTGTGATATGTGGTGCTCCGAAACTTCTTTGAAGCAATACATTTCTTCCTTTTGGACCCATTGTAACTCTAACTGCATCTGCCAGTTTTTCAACGCCTTTTAATAACTCGTTTCTTGCTGCATCTGAATATATTATATTTTTTGCCATGCTCCCCTCCTTATTCTATTTTTCCAAGAATATCATCGGTATTTAATACCAAATATTCTTTTCCGTCAATTGTAATTTCAGTACCTGCATATTTTGCAAATACTACTGTATCACCTACGTTTATTGGCAGGTTTTCATCTTCTTCCACTTCTTTGGAAACAGCAACTACTTTTCCTTCAAGTGGTTTTTCTTTTGCATTGTCCGGAATAATAATTCCGCTTGCTGTTTTTGATTCTTCTTCAACTCTTTCAATTAGAACTCTTAAGCCTATAGGTCTAAACATTTCCGCCTCCTTTTAGCAGTTATTTTGTTTAACTGACGAAATTATATAAAAAAAGAAAGAAAAAGTCAAGAAAATTATTTAAATTTTTAAGAAATGTTTAGTTAATTAGACTAAGGTATTTTATGAAGAAATCATTAAATTAGGTAAAAACAGTGAAATTTGAGGAATATATGTAATTAATATCAGTCCAATTAATATAACTATAAACCAAGGAATTACAGACTTAACCACTTCTTTTATCGGAAGCCCAGTAATCCCGCTTGCTACAAACAGATTAAGCCCTACAGGAGGTGTCAGCATTCCAAGTTCCATATTTATGGTAATTATTACACCAAAATGAATAGGGTTGATTCCAAGCAGTTTTGCAACCGGTAAAAGCAGAGGAACCATTATCATAATAATAGAACTCGGTTCCATGAAATTACCCGCTATAAGCAATAATATATTTACGGCAATTAAAAACCCTATTTTTCCAAGATGCATACTTACTACCCAGTTACTTAACATTTGCGGAATATTTTCGAGAGTCAGAAAATATGCAAATACAGAGGCATTTGCAATAATAAACATAATCATAGCACTTGTTGCGGCACTGTCTAAAAATACGGTTTTTAATTCTTTAATATTAATGTCTTTATAAATAAAAATCGCTATAAAAAGTGCCCAGACAGCCGAAACGGCAGCGGCTTCTGTAGGAGTAAATATTCCGCCGTAAATCCCTCCTATAATTATGACAATAGTCATTAAAGCCCAAAAAGCTTCTTTAAATTTTTTCCATCTTTCCCTCCAGCTTGCAGGGGCGGTTTTTTTAAATCCAAGCCTTTTCGCCCCGAAATATGTAACGGCTATTAACATAAAACCTATTAAAAGACCTGGAATTATTCCGGCAATAAAGAGTTTTCCAATGCTTTGTTCCGCAGTTACCCCGTAAATAATCATAACGATACTCGGCGGTATTAAAATTCCAAGAGACCCGCTTGCCGTAATTGTTCCCACGGCGTAAGATTTGGGATAACCGGCGGCTGTTATCGCACCGAACATTATAGAACCTATTGCTGCGACAGTGGCAGGGGATGAGCCTGAAACAGCCGCAAAAATAATGCTTGAAAAAATTGCTGCAATAGGAAGTCCTCCTGGAAGATGACCTACAAAAGCTTTTGCAAAATCCACTATTCTTTTTGCGCTTCCGCCTTTACTTAATATATTTCCGGCCAAAATAAACATGGGAATAGCCATAAGGGCGTATTTATCCAGCTTTGAAAACAGTGCACTGGCAAGGTCTATTAAAGATTCTTTTCCTTCAAAAATATATGAAGTTATAAAAGTGGAGGCTCCGAGTGCCACCGCAACAGGGGTGCTTAAAATAAGGAATACAAAAAATATCCCAAAAAGAGTCAACGCTACGCTCATATATTTTCTCCAAGATTTAATTTTGTCTCTTCTATAATCATTTCATGCTCACTAACCTGTTGAATTTCATTAGGAGGGGTTTTAATAAGTTTAATTATTTTTTGTGAAACTCTTATTGATGCACTTAAAAAAGCAAGAGGCAGGGCAATATAAGGTATCCACATAGGGATATTTAAATCAACGCTGATTTCGCCGCTGGCTTTTAATCCGAAATCCGGGTCAAAAATAAACAAATAACCAAAATAAGCCACAGCCAGTAAATAAATAAGAGTAATTAATTTTGCCAAAATAATTGTATATTTGGCTAAGATGGAAGGCAGAACGTCTACTAATAATGTAACTTTAATATGAATTTCTTTTCTAAAACCGTATGCCGCCCCAAAAAGGGCAGACCATATAAAAAGATAGTTGGTCAGTTCAAACGCCCAGTCTATTCCCTGATGAAATATAAACCTTGCAATTACATTTATAAAAGCTAAAAAAACACCTGCCGAAATTCCAAACGAAGCAATAAATTCATTTGTTAATCCTACAGTAATATCAATCCATTTTAAGAATTTCATTCACCCGCTTTAATCGTTTTTTCAATTAAATCTTTTCCGATAGTTCCGTAAAATTTAGGATAAATGGCTCTTAATTTAGTTTCCCATAATTTTCTCTCTTGAGGTGTTAAAGTATAAATTTCAAGTTTACCTGTTTTTTTTTGCATATTCTTGAATCTTTGCAAGTTGTGAATCATTAAGCTGTTTTGCCCAGATTCTTTCTTTTGCAGTGGCTTCTTTGAACGCTTCTTTTACAACAGCTTTTAAATTATCAGGCAGTTTTTTCCAGAATGCTTTGCTCATTACTACCATATATCCCAAATATCCGTGATTAGATAAAGTCATATATTTTTGAACCTCATAAAATTTTTTTGTATATATATTTGAAATTGTATTTTCCTGTCCGTCAACCACTCCCTGTTGAAGAGCTGAATATACTTCACTGAAAGGAAGTACTACCGGAATCGCTCCTACGGCTTTGAATTGTCCAATTAACACTTTTGAACTCATAACCCTGAATTTTAACCCTTTGCAGTCTTCAGGTTTTATTAAAGGCCTTTTTGAATCACTTATCTGTTTGAATCCGTTATCCCAGTAACCAAGGGCTACATATCCTTTTTTTGTGACCATATTCAAAAGTTTTTGTCCTACTTCTCCGTCAAGAACTTTATGTAAATGGTTGTCATTTTTAAATAGAAACGGTAAATCAAATAAAGCAAGCTGAGGAACCAGCCCTGTAAATTTTGAAAAGCTCGGAGCCGCCATTTGTACGGCATTAAATTTCATTTTTCTAAGAACAACTTTATCGCCGCACAACTGTGCGTTTGGATAAACTTCAACTTTTATTTTTCCGTGACTTAACGCCTCAACCCTTTTTGCAAAATAATTGGCCGCTTTTCCTTTAGGGGTATCCGGTGATACAACATGTGAAAACTTAATAACATAATCTGCCGCAAATGAAAAACTTGCTATTAACGCTGCACTTAATAATCCTTTTAGTAATTTCATTTTTTTCTCCTTTTTTTAGTATTATATCACTTATAAGTTTATCAAATGTTTTTATTAAAATAAAATTAATGTATTGTTACTATGTGTAACAAGATTTATTTTTATATTGACAAACTTTATTTATTTTTTTATAATTTCACTCCTGCAGAAGGTGAGGTAGCTCAGCTGGTCAGAGCGCCGGTCTCATAAGCCGGAGGTCGAGAGTTCAAGTCTCTCCCTCACTACCATTGAAATCCCCGAAAATACGATGTTTCGATAAAAAATATAAAAAATCAATTGACATATGTTAAATTTAGTATTATAATTATTAAAAAAAGAGGTGTTGTGTTTAATATCAAAAAAATGCCTTTTATTAATAAAATAAAAAATAAAGAAACAAATTATACCCTGAAATTATTGGACAGGTATGATTATCCGGATGATATAAAAAAACTGGTTTATGATTTTATTAAAACTTCATCTCATTCCGAACTTCAAAGGTTTGTAAATTCCCAAAACACATTTAAATTTTCCCCCAATATCGATATAACCGAAGATTTTAATAAATTAAAAGAAAGATTAGCTTACGAATTAAACGAACAACTCATTAAACTTGCTTTTTGATATAATTTTAAAAAAAGGCGATTTGTGGTTTTAGCTTTAAAATACAGGCCCAAAAGATTTGAAGAAGTGGTGGGTCAGGATGCCATAATAAAAACTCTTGTAAATTCTCTCGATAAAAAAAGATTAGCCCACGCATATCTGTTTTCTGGACTGAGAGGAACAGGAAAAACATCGACTGCTAGGATTTTTGCAAAAGCGCTTGAATGCGATAAAGGTCCTACGTCTAACCCTTGCGAAATATGCGAAAACTGTGTAATGGCCAATGAAAACAGACATATCGACATTATTGAAATGGATGCAGCAAGCAACAGAAAAATAGAAGATATCAGGGAACTTATTGAACATACAAAATATAAACCGACTTACGGAAAATATAAAATTTTTATAATTGATGAAATTCATATGCTTACAAACGAAGCTTTTAACGCTCTACTTAAAACCCTTGAGGAACCGCCTGAATATGTAAAATTTATTATGGCGACCACAGACCCTTTAAAACTTCCCGCTACAATTTTAAGTAGGGTTCAGCATTTTAGATTTAATAAAATAAACGAAAAACTTATAGAAAATTATTTGATTATAATTTTAAGCTTTGAAAATGTCGAATTTGAAAATGAAGCTTTGAGGCTTCTTATAAAATCCGCAAAAGGTTCCATCAGGGATTCACTGACCCTGCTTGATCAGGCCATTGCATATGCAAAAGGTAAAATAGATACCCAAAGCGTTGTGGAAATGCTTGGGGTTATAAATCCGGAAATTATTTCAAAAATATTTGAAAGCGTATTAAAAGAAGACAAAAAGGAAGTAAAAAAACTGGTTGATGTTGTAAAAGATTATGATATAGAAGCCATTTTGGATGAGGTTATTTTATATGTAAAAGATGCGGTGTTTAATTCAACTCTTCCTCTTGTAACCGCAGGCAGATTCTTAAATATTATTTCGGATGCGAGGGAACTTATAAAATACAATACCGATAACGAATTTGTATTGCTTTTAATGTTTTTTAGAATGATAGAAGCAATTAAGCCTCATAAAATAGATGATTTAATACAAAATTTAGAACAAAAAATAGATGTTAACGCATATGAACCGAAAATCGAACAAAAAGAAGATTTATTTAAAACTTTAATTAAAAAAATAAAAGAAAGAGATATTGATTTGGGGGTCTGTTTTGAAACAAGTGTAAGGTTTATCTCTTTTAAAAACGGTGTAATTACCTGGGAGAGCTGTCCGGATGAAAATTGTAAGAATATGTTTAAAAGATTTTTTTCACCTGTTATCAGGCCTTTAATAAACGAGATTTTTGGTATTGGGGTAAAAATAGAGCCAATTAGATGCGAAAAAAAAAATGAAATAAAAAATGAAATAAATCATGTAAAAAAGCCAAAAGAAGTTAAAAATATTTTTTCAAAAACAGATGATGTTATAAATAAAGTGAGAGAAATATTCGGAAGTGATGTCGAAATAACGAAAATCAATCATCAATAAGTTTTAATTTACCTTCTTTTAATTCAAATTCATTAAAATCGTTTGCTACAA
It encodes the following:
- a CDS encoding DNA polymerase III subunit gamma/tau, which gives rise to MVLALKYRPKRFEEVVGQDAIIKTLVNSLDKKRLAHAYLFSGLRGTGKTSTARIFAKALECDKGPTSNPCEICENCVMANENRHIDIIEMDAASNRKIEDIRELIEHTKYKPTYGKYKIFIIDEIHMLTNEAFNALLKTLEEPPEYVKFIMATTDPLKLPATILSRVQHFRFNKINEKLIENYLIIILSFENVEFENEALRLLIKSAKGSIRDSLTLLDQAIAYAKGKIDTQSVVEMLGVINPEIISKIFESVLKEDKKEVKKLVDVVKDYDIEAILDEVILYVKDAVFNSTLPLVTAGRFLNIISDARELIKYNTDNEFVLLLMFFRMIEAIKPHKIDDLIQNLEQKIDVNAYEPKIEQKEDLFKTLIKKIKERDIDLGVCFETSVRFISFKNGVITWESCPDENCKNMFKRFFSPVIRPLINEIFGIGVKIEPIRCEKKNEIKNEINHVKKPKEVKNIFSKTDDVINKVREIFGSDVEITKINHQ